A window from Micromonospora profundi encodes these proteins:
- a CDS encoding non-ribosomal peptide synthetase, whose amino-acid sequence MKGLLHGVLAGHDPERVAIRFQGAELSYGELDRRSSRLAQRLRRHGIGPGHIVGLLLDRGLHLPVAELAVMKAGAAWSMLDPQLPPARLAYQTRDADAWLVLTTTDLTPLAPEDAPLWQLDQPEPPAVTSEPDPPDVDVRPEDPAYLLYTSGSTGTPKGILVPHRNAYAYCRNAVAQFASTPDDRVAQVANPAFDASIFDYYATWLAGATLVSAPREVIVDPEALTGLLEDERITLAYLPPALLGLLDPARLVGSALRGAFSAGEALPVAQANRWVWAGFRLHNSYGPTETTVVVTDYVCSETPVRGSTPIGVPMPGHRAYVLDRRLRPTPIGVAGELHIAGTGVAYGYHNRPGMTARSFLADPYGPPGHRMYATGDLARWRTDGTLEYLGRRDRQVQLRGQRVELGEIEHTIAQHPDVRQCTVQVHNDTQLVAYLTGQPDLNHLRRHLADRLPTYMVPTTLITLPELPLTPNGKLDTTRLPEPTPTATEHIAPTTHTEQWLADTWQNLLNIDQISTTDNFFDLGGNSLLGTQLAARIRDQLHTELPPRELFANPVLHQLANHLDHTAPTTTSTPIKPIPRGEPLACTRQQEGLWFEQQLDPNSTVYHIPVALRLHGTLNTTALHRALHTLTTRHEALRTRFVEHNGLPRQIIDPPPADRPMTVVDIPADSVDTWVTEQVNRRLGLATGPVFRTALARIAPDDHVLVLVVHHIVADGWSVGILTTELTSLYAAETGLTAENPLPELPEPNIQPADHAAWQRARLDDDEFTRQLDHWRTTLADLPTIEFPTDRPRPAHPTGAGARVDRLLPHDLTSAAHRYARTNHVSFLAIHHAALLTVLHRYTGQTDLPIGSILSGRTHTDIEPLVGYFANTVVLRTNLDNNPTFTQLIHRCHDTILNATTHQDIPFSLIVDTLQPDRIPGRNPLFQICLTLQPADMARGESGEDLRLGAVGVEPIDIAGDYARFDISFDVTEQADGGLSISVEYSTELFDADRIDRLIDHFTAALADGIADPDTVGAHDVELMSREERRQVLQEWSSPRRPVTARRAPCLLHHVLAGADPDAVAIRFRGPAAGQLTYRELDQRSNRLAHALAGAGVRPGEVVALLLHRGLDLLVAQLAVLKAGAAWMPLDPQHPAARLEFQVDDTKAALVLTRSDLAELAPARPPHWCLDDPQRVAAIAARPDTPPAIEVRPDDVAYLIYTSGSTGTPKGVLVSHRSAYGYCENAVALFAVTPADRVPLVANPAFDMSVFESFATLLGGGTVVGAPLDVISDPDAFTTFLCEEQVTVAYLPPAFLSHLDPRRLAGSALRALDIGSEALSAELVNRWARPGLELHNSYGPTETTVVCTDHLFDAPLEGRPPIGSALADHRTYVLDSRLRPAPIGVPGQLFIAGLGVAHGYLDRPSLTAERFLADPYGDRPGQRMYASGDLVRWRSDGLLEYLGRIDRQVKLRGQRIELGEVEHALAGHPAVRQCAVVLHDNDRLVGYLVGQGASVTATDLDHVRGYLVDRLPTYMVPTTLITLPELPLTPNGKLDTTRLPEPTPTTTEHIAPTTPTEQWLATTWQNLLNIDQISTTDNFFDLGGNSLHVTQLVARIRDRAGVTLHPHALFADPTLERLAAVVDRAGDADTAGYAGNGLVTLHQATGRPPLFLVHPSGGSVTSYAQLAGTLGDDQPVHAIEDPALRHAEAVGDLAARAATYVDLIRQVQPDGPYHVGGWSLGGVIALEMARQFADAGDPVGAVVLLDPGLSNDPQPPDDLSTLSSFVYDLAGLADVTLSDVDPRTLEGLDRDALEEAALDVLDKAGLVPDGLRDEVRLRMRAFTTNVAALHTHRPRRYDGPVTLIRTADGADGSDDDVTWQALCPRLDRRTVPGDHYTMLRPPHLAALATAVRDALGAPVPTPGGPTPALPDS is encoded by the coding sequence ATGAAGGGTCTGTTGCACGGCGTACTGGCGGGTCATGACCCGGAACGGGTGGCGATCCGATTCCAGGGCGCCGAACTCAGCTACGGCGAGCTGGACCGGCGATCATCCCGGCTGGCCCAGAGGCTGCGCAGGCACGGCATCGGCCCGGGGCACATCGTCGGGCTGCTGCTCGACCGGGGCCTGCACCTGCCGGTGGCCGAACTGGCGGTGATGAAGGCCGGCGCCGCGTGGTCCATGCTGGACCCGCAGCTGCCACCGGCGAGGCTTGCGTACCAGACGAGGGACGCCGACGCCTGGCTGGTATTGACGACCACCGACCTGACTCCGCTCGCGCCGGAGGACGCGCCGCTCTGGCAACTGGACCAACCGGAGCCGCCCGCGGTCACCAGCGAACCGGACCCACCCGATGTCGACGTCCGCCCGGAGGATCCGGCGTACCTGCTCTACACCTCCGGCTCCACCGGCACACCCAAGGGCATCCTGGTCCCGCACCGCAACGCGTACGCGTACTGCCGCAACGCTGTCGCGCAGTTCGCCAGCACACCGGACGACCGGGTCGCCCAGGTGGCCAACCCGGCCTTCGACGCCAGCATCTTCGACTACTACGCGACCTGGCTCGCCGGGGCTACATTGGTCAGCGCACCGAGGGAGGTCATCGTCGACCCCGAGGCGCTCACCGGTCTGCTTGAGGACGAGCGCATCACGCTTGCCTACCTGCCGCCCGCGTTGTTGGGGCTGCTCGACCCGGCGCGTCTGGTCGGCTCCGCGCTGCGCGGAGCGTTCAGCGCCGGGGAGGCGCTACCTGTCGCGCAGGCCAACCGGTGGGTGTGGGCCGGCTTCCGGCTGCACAACTCGTACGGGCCCACCGAGACGACGGTCGTGGTCACCGACTACGTCTGCTCCGAGACGCCGGTGCGCGGTTCGACTCCGATCGGTGTTCCGATGCCGGGCCACCGCGCCTACGTGTTGGACCGTCGGCTGCGTCCGACGCCGATCGGCGTCGCCGGAGAACTCCACATCGCCGGCACCGGTGTCGCCTACGGCTATCACAACCGGCCGGGGATGACCGCGCGTAGCTTCCTGGCCGACCCGTACGGCCCACCCGGGCACCGCATGTACGCCACCGGTGACCTCGCCCGCTGGCGAACCGACGGCACCCTCGAATACCTCGGACGCCGCGACCGACAAGTCCAGCTCCGCGGCCAACGCGTCGAACTCGGCGAGATCGAACACACCATCGCCCAACACCCCGACGTACGCCAATGCACCGTCCAGGTCCACAACGACACCCAACTCGTCGCCTACCTCACCGGACAACCCGACCTCAACCACCTCCGCCGCCACCTCGCCGACCGCCTCCCCACCTACATGGTCCCCACCACCCTCATCACACTTCCCGAACTACCACTGACCCCCAACGGCAAACTCGACACCACCCGCCTACCCGAACCCACACCAACAGCCACCGAACACATCGCACCCACCACCCACACCGAACAATGGCTCGCCGACACCTGGCAAAACCTGCTCAACATCGACCAGATCAGCACCACCGACAACTTCTTCGACCTCGGCGGCAACTCCCTCCTAGGCACCCAACTCGCCGCCCGCATCCGCGACCAACTCCACACCGAACTCCCCCCACGCGAACTATTCGCCAACCCCGTCCTACACCAACTCGCCAACCACCTCGACCACACCGCACCCACCACCACCAGCACACCAATCAAACCCATACCCCGCGGAGAACCCCTGGCCTGCACCCGCCAACAAGAAGGACTCTGGTTCGAACAACAACTCGACCCCAACTCGACCGTCTACCACATCCCCGTCGCACTACGACTACACGGCACCCTGAACACCACCGCCCTACACCGCGCCCTCCACACCCTCACCACCCGACACGAAGCCCTCCGCACCCGCTTCGTCGAACACAACGGCCTACCCCGCCAAATCATCGACCCCCCACCGGCCGACCGACCGATGACAGTCGTCGACATCCCGGCCGACAGCGTCGACACGTGGGTCACCGAACAGGTCAACCGCCGACTGGGCCTGGCGACCGGGCCCGTGTTCCGCACCGCGCTGGCCCGCATAGCGCCGGACGACCACGTTCTCGTGCTCGTGGTGCACCACATCGTCGCCGACGGCTGGTCGGTGGGAATCCTCACCACCGAACTCACCAGCCTCTACGCCGCGGAAACCGGCCTCACCGCCGAGAACCCGCTACCCGAGCTGCCCGAGCCGAACATCCAGCCCGCCGACCACGCGGCCTGGCAGCGCGCCCGCCTCGACGACGACGAATTCACCCGACAACTCGACCACTGGCGCACCACACTGGCCGACCTGCCCACCATCGAGTTCCCCACCGACCGACCCCGACCGGCCCACCCCACCGGTGCCGGGGCCCGCGTCGACCGGCTTCTGCCCCACGACCTCACGTCGGCAGCGCACCGCTACGCCCGCACCAACCACGTATCCTTCCTCGCCATCCACCACGCCGCACTACTCACCGTGCTACACCGCTACACAGGACAAACCGACCTACCCATCGGCTCCATCCTCTCCGGCCGCACCCACACCGACATCGAACCCCTCGTCGGCTACTTCGCCAACACCGTCGTCCTCCGCACCAACCTCGACAACAACCCCACCTTCACCCAACTCATCCACCGCTGCCACGACACCATCCTCAACGCCACCACCCACCAAGACATCCCCTTCAGCCTCATCGTCGACACCCTCCAACCCGACCGCATCCCCGGCCGCAACCCCCTCTTCCAGATCTGTCTGACCCTGCAGCCGGCGGACATGGCCAGGGGTGAGAGCGGGGAGGACCTCAGGCTCGGCGCGGTCGGCGTGGAGCCGATCGACATCGCTGGCGATTACGCCCGGTTCGATATCAGCTTCGACGTGACCGAGCAGGCCGACGGTGGGCTGTCCATCTCGGTGGAGTACTCGACCGAGTTGTTCGACGCCGACCGGATCGACAGGCTCATCGACCACTTCACCGCGGCGCTGGCCGACGGGATCGCCGACCCCGACACCGTCGGCGCCCACGACGTCGAGCTGATGTCCCGCGAGGAACGCCGCCAGGTTCTGCAGGAGTGGAGTTCCCCGCGCCGCCCGGTCACCGCCCGGCGCGCGCCCTGTCTGCTGCACCACGTGCTGGCCGGAGCCGACCCGGACGCGGTGGCGATCCGGTTCCGTGGCCCGGCGGCGGGCCAGCTCACCTACCGGGAGCTCGACCAGCGGTCCAACCGGTTGGCCCACGCCCTTGCCGGGGCCGGGGTCCGGCCAGGCGAGGTGGTGGCGCTGCTGCTCCATCGCGGGCTCGACCTCCTGGTGGCCCAACTGGCGGTGCTGAAGGCGGGTGCCGCGTGGATGCCGCTGGACCCCCAGCATCCGGCCGCGCGGCTGGAGTTCCAGGTCGACGACACGAAGGCCGCGCTCGTCCTGACCCGTAGCGACCTGGCCGAGCTGGCACCGGCCCGCCCACCGCACTGGTGCCTGGACGATCCGCAGCGTGTCGCCGCCATCGCGGCCCGGCCGGACACGCCCCCGGCCATCGAGGTACGACCCGACGACGTCGCCTACCTCATCTACACCTCAGGTTCCACGGGGACACCCAAGGGCGTCCTCGTCTCGCACCGGTCGGCCTACGGGTACTGCGAGAACGCGGTTGCCCTCTTCGCGGTCACGCCTGCCGATCGCGTCCCGCTGGTGGCCAACCCGGCTTTCGACATGAGCGTGTTCGAGAGCTTCGCCACCCTGCTCGGCGGCGGCACCGTCGTCGGCGCGCCGCTGGACGTGATCTCCGACCCGGACGCGTTCACCACCTTCCTGTGCGAGGAGCAGGTCACCGTCGCCTATCTCCCGCCTGCGTTCCTGTCCCACCTCGATCCGCGGCGGCTGGCCGGCAGCGCACTGCGGGCGCTGGACATCGGCAGTGAGGCGCTCAGTGCCGAGCTGGTCAACCGCTGGGCCCGGCCCGGTCTCGAACTCCACAACTCCTACGGCCCGACCGAGACGACTGTGGTGTGCACGGACCACCTCTTCGACGCACCGCTGGAGGGCCGGCCCCCGATCGGCTCAGCCCTTGCCGACCACCGGACGTACGTGCTGGACAGCCGCCTGCGCCCAGCTCCGATCGGCGTACCCGGTCAGCTGTTCATCGCTGGGTTGGGCGTCGCCCACGGTTACCTCGACAGGCCCTCGTTGACCGCCGAGCGGTTCCTGGCCGACCCGTACGGCGACCGACCCGGACAGCGCATGTACGCCAGCGGCGACCTCGTCCGCTGGCGCTCCGACGGGCTCCTGGAGTACCTCGGCCGTATCGACCGGCAGGTCAAACTGCGCGGCCAGCGCATCGAGCTCGGCGAGGTCGAGCACGCTCTGGCGGGGCACCCCGCGGTGCGGCAGTGCGCGGTCGTGCTGCACGACAACGACCGTCTCGTCGGTTATCTGGTCGGGCAGGGCGCCAGCGTCACCGCCACGGACCTCGACCACGTACGCGGGTACCTGGTCGACCGCCTCCCCACCTACATGGTCCCCACCACCCTCATCACACTTCCCGAACTACCACTGACCCCCAACGGCAAACTCGACACCACCCGCCTACCCGAACCCACACCAACAACCACCGAACACATCGCACCCACCACCCCCACCGAACAGTGGCTCGCCACCACCTGGCAAAACCTCCTCAACATCGACCAGATCAGCACCACCGACAACTTCTTCGACCTCGGCGGCAACTCCCTGCACGTCACGCAGTTGGTCGCCCGCATCCGCGACCGGGCTGGCGTGACCCTTCACCCCCACGCGTTGTTCGCCGACCCCACGCTTGAACGCCTGGCCGCCGTTGTCGACCGGGCCGGGGACGCGGACACTGCCGGGTACGCCGGCAACGGCCTCGTCACGCTGCACCAGGCGACCGGGCGGCCACCGTTGTTCCTGGTGCACCCGTCCGGCGGGTCGGTGACCAGCTACGCCCAACTGGCGGGCACGCTCGGCGACGACCAGCCGGTACACGCCATCGAGGATCCCGCGCTGCGCCACGCCGAGGCGGTCGGCGACCTGGCCGCACGGGCCGCGACGTACGTGGACCTGATCCGGCAGGTGCAGCCAGACGGGCCGTACCACGTGGGCGGCTGGTCGCTCGGCGGGGTCATCGCTCTGGAGATGGCGCGACAGTTCGCCGACGCGGGCGACCCGGTCGGCGCCGTCGTCCTGCTGGACCCGGGTCTGTCGAACGACCCGCAACCACCGGACGACCTGTCCACGCTGTCGTCGTTCGTGTACGACCTGGCTGGCCTTGCCGACGTGACGCTTTCCGACGTCGACCCGCGAACGCTCGAAGGGCTGGACCGGGATGCGTTGGAAGAGGCAGCCCTCGACGTGTTGGACAAGGCCGGTCTCGTACCCGACGGGCTGCGCGACGAGGTGCGGTTGCGGATGCGGGCCTTCACCACCAACGTCGCAGCGCTGCACACCCACCGGCCGCGCCGGTACGACGGGCCGGTGACGCTGATCCGGACCGCCGACGGGGCGGACGGGTCGGACGACGACGTGACCTGGCAGGCGCTCTGCCCCCGGCTTGATCGCCGGACCGTGCCCGGCGACCACTACACGATGCTGCGGCCACCGCACCTGGCCGCGCTCGCCACAGCGGTACGCGACGCCCTCGGCGCGCCGGTCCCGACTCCCGGTGGACCGACGCCGGCCCTGCCCGACTCATAG
- a CDS encoding non-ribosomal peptide synthetase — MGRSMGVGGFGDVFEPSPPQRGTTVHNGHGGAGHLKLAGLPEPADPADTTAEHDRGDRTGAGDLDDEIAELERRLSRKRAALAAKRVVPVPRGQALVCTRQQEGLWFEHQLDPASTVYHLPVALRLHGVLDEPALRRSLHALVVRHEALRTRFVEHDGLPHQIIDPPPADLPLPTVSIPADTIDTWVGKQINHRLDLATGPVFRTALARIAPDDHVLVLVAHHIVADGWSVGILTTELTRLYAVETGTATADPLPDLPVQPADHAAWQRARLNDDEFTRQLDRWRTTLADLPTLDLPTDRPRPAHPTGAGAWIGRPLPDDVTAAARRYARDNRVSFLAIHQAALLTVLHRYTGQTDLPIGSVFSGRTQTVIESLVGYFANTVVLRTRLDSDPTFTELIHRCHDTVLEATALQDIPFSLIVDSLQPERVTGRNPLFQISLTLQPALARGASGLGTLTAEPVDATTGNARFDIAVSIEETPDGQLSIAAEYSTELFDADRVDRLLDHYITALANGLAQPEQPVREVEIMPAAERHQVLHDWNDTTTGYHHEPLHHLVERIAEHTPNAIAVIDHDGTHHTYRDLDTTANHLAHRLHHHGITPGDHVGVCLPRSIHLVTTLLAIWKTAAAYVPLDPELPPERLTAMLHDATPPLIITTSTHTQAFPTTLDVTDTTNDDTGCTPDDCTLHTHTTADDTAYLIYTSGSTGAPKGVAVPHRGLHNRITWMQDTYHLQAHDRVLQKTPYGFDVSVWEFFWPLTTGATLVLAAPGGHRDPDYLHQLIVDEGVTTLHFVPTMLQTFLDATADRGPLGQVRHVFCSGEALPPDTAHRFLTTWPHIELHNLYGPTEASIEVTAWQCEPDSTTVPIGAPIANIRAYVLDRRLRPTPIGVAGELHIAGTGVAYGYHNRPGLTARSFLADPYGPPGHRMYATGDLARWRSDGAIEYLGRTDRQVKLRGQRVELSEIEHTIAQHPDVRQCTVQLHNDTQLVAYLTGQPDLNHLRRHLADRLPTYMVPTTLITLPELPLTPNGKLDTTRLPEPTPTVTEHIAPTTHTEQWLADTWQNLLNIDQISTTDNFFDLGGNSLLGTQLAARIRDQLHTELPPRELFANPVLHQLANHLDHTAPTTTSTPIKPIPRGEPLACTRQQEGLWFEQQLDPNSTVYHIPVALRLHGTLNTTALHRALHTLTTRHEALRTRFVEHNGLPRQIIDPPPAEPPATSDKPPTVVEVPADAINTWVTEQVSRPFDLATGPVFRAALARIAPDDHVLVLVAHHIVADGWSVGILTTELTSLYAAETGSTTDAPLPKLTVQPADHAAWQRARLDDDEFTRQLDHWHTTLADLPTIEFPTDRPRPAHPTGAGAWTSRPLPHDLTTAAHRYARTNHVSLLAIHHAALLTVLHRYTGQTDLPIGSILSGRTHTDIEPLVGYFANTVVLRTNLDNNPTFTQLIHRCHDTILNATTHQDIPFSLIVDTLQPDRIPGRNPLFQISLTLQPATTTNTITLGTLTADPVNATTGNARFDLAIDIEETPDGHHTIATEYSTELFDTDRINRLLDHYTTALTNGLTQPEQPVEEIDILTDAERDHILYSLNPMLSQDADGQSPWGTA, encoded by the coding sequence GTGGGTAGAAGCATGGGTGTCGGCGGTTTTGGGGATGTCTTCGAGCCCTCGCCGCCGCAGCGTGGCACGACGGTTCACAACGGGCACGGCGGCGCCGGCCATCTGAAACTCGCCGGTTTACCCGAGCCCGCCGATCCCGCCGACACGACGGCTGAACACGACCGCGGCGACCGTACCGGTGCGGGTGACCTCGACGACGAGATCGCGGAGCTGGAGCGGCGACTCAGCCGTAAGCGGGCCGCGCTGGCCGCGAAGCGAGTCGTGCCGGTGCCGCGTGGGCAAGCGTTGGTGTGTACGCGTCAGCAGGAAGGGCTGTGGTTCGAGCATCAACTCGACCCGGCGTCGACGGTCTACCACCTCCCCGTCGCACTACGGCTGCACGGCGTGCTGGATGAACCCGCCCTGCGGCGATCGCTACACGCGCTGGTAGTGCGACACGAAGCACTGCGCACCCGCTTCGTCGAACACGACGGACTCCCCCACCAGATCATCGACCCCCCACCGGCAGACCTTCCCCTGCCCACGGTCAGCATCCCGGCCGACACCATCGACACCTGGGTCGGCAAACAAATCAACCACCGTCTGGACCTGGCGACCGGACCCGTGTTCCGCACCGCCCTGGCCCGCATAGCACCAGACGACCACGTACTCGTGCTCGTAGCCCACCACATCGTCGCCGACGGCTGGTCCGTGGGAATCCTCACCACCGAACTCACCCGCCTCTACGCCGTCGAGACCGGCACCGCCACCGCGGACCCCTTGCCTGACCTGCCCGTACAACCCGCCGACCACGCGGCCTGGCAACGCGCCCGCCTCAACGACGACGAATTCACCCGCCAACTCGACCGCTGGCGCACCACCCTCGCCGACCTACCGACGCTGGATCTGCCCACCGACCGGCCGCGCCCGGCTCACCCCACCGGCGCCGGAGCCTGGATAGGCCGACCACTGCCCGACGACGTGACGGCCGCCGCGCGCCGCTACGCCCGCGACAACCGAGTCTCCTTCCTCGCCATCCACCAAGCCGCACTCCTCACCGTCCTGCACCGCTACACCGGACAAACCGACCTACCCATCGGCTCGGTCTTCTCCGGCCGCACCCAGACCGTCATCGAATCCCTCGTCGGCTACTTCGCCAACACCGTCGTCCTGCGCACCCGTCTCGACAGCGACCCCACCTTCACCGAACTCATCCACCGCTGCCACGACACCGTCCTGGAAGCCACCGCACTCCAAGACATCCCCTTCAGCCTCATCGTCGACAGCCTCCAACCCGAGCGCGTCACCGGCCGCAACCCGCTGTTCCAGATCAGCCTCACCCTGCAACCAGCCCTCGCTCGGGGCGCGTCGGGTCTCGGCACGCTCACCGCCGAACCTGTCGACGCCACCACCGGAAACGCCCGCTTCGACATCGCGGTCAGCATCGAAGAAACACCCGACGGCCAGCTCAGCATCGCCGCCGAATACTCCACCGAACTCTTCGACGCCGACCGTGTCGACAGGCTCCTCGACCACTACATAACCGCACTCGCCAACGGACTCGCACAACCCGAGCAGCCTGTCCGCGAGGTCGAGATCATGCCGGCCGCGGAACGCCACCAGGTGCTACACGACTGGAACGACACCACCACCGGATACCACCACGAACCCCTGCACCACCTCGTCGAACGCATCGCCGAACACACCCCGAACGCCATCGCCGTGATCGACCACGACGGCACCCACCACACCTACCGCGACCTCGACACCACCGCCAACCACCTCGCCCACCGCCTCCACCACCACGGCATCACCCCCGGCGACCACGTCGGCGTCTGCCTCCCCCGCAGCATCCACCTCGTCACCACACTGCTCGCCATCTGGAAAACCGCAGCCGCCTACGTCCCCCTCGACCCCGAACTACCCCCCGAACGCCTCACCGCCATGCTCCACGACGCCACCCCACCCCTGATCATCACCACAAGCACCCACACCCAGGCGTTCCCCACCACCCTCGACGTCACCGACACCACCAACGACGACACCGGCTGCACCCCCGACGACTGCACCCTCCACACCCACACCACCGCCGACGACACCGCATACCTGATCTACACCTCCGGCTCCACCGGCGCACCCAAAGGCGTCGCAGTCCCCCACCGCGGACTCCACAACCGCATCACCTGGATGCAAGACACCTACCACCTCCAGGCCCACGACCGGGTGCTCCAGAAAACGCCCTACGGCTTCGACGTCTCCGTCTGGGAATTCTTCTGGCCCCTCACCACCGGCGCCACCCTCGTACTCGCCGCCCCCGGCGGCCACCGCGACCCCGACTACCTACACCAACTCATCGTCGACGAGGGCGTCACCACACTGCACTTCGTCCCCACCATGCTCCAAACCTTCCTCGACGCCACCGCCGACCGCGGCCCCCTCGGCCAGGTCCGCCACGTCTTCTGCAGCGGCGAAGCACTACCACCAGACACCGCACACCGCTTCCTCACCACCTGGCCCCACATCGAACTCCACAACCTCTACGGACCCACCGAAGCATCCATCGAGGTCACCGCCTGGCAATGCGAACCGGACTCCACCACGGTGCCCATCGGAGCGCCCATCGCCAACATCCGCGCCTACGTGTTGGATCGCCGGCTGCGGCCGACGCCGATCGGCGTCGCCGGGGAACTCCACATCGCTGGCACCGGTGTCGCCTACGGCTACCACAACCGGCCGGGACTGACCGCCCGTAGCTTCCTGGCCGACCCGTACGGCCCACCCGGGCACCGCATGTACGCCACCGGTGACCTCGCCCGTTGGCGCTCCGACGGGGCCATCGAGTACCTCGGCCGGACCGATCGGCAGGTCAAGCTGCGCGGCCAACGCGTCGAACTCAGCGAGATCGAACACACCATCGCCCAACACCCCGACGTACGCCAATGCACCGTCCAGCTACACAACGACACCCAACTCGTCGCCTACCTCACCGGACAACCCGACCTCAACCACCTCCGCCGCCACCTCGCCGACCGCCTCCCCACCTACATGGTCCCCACCACCCTCATCACACTTCCCGAACTACCACTGACCCCCAACGGCAAACTCGACACCACCCGCCTACCCGAACCCACACCAACGGTTACCGAACACATCGCACCCACCACCCACACCGAACAATGGCTCGCCGACACCTGGCAAAACCTGCTCAACATCGACCAGATCAGCACCACCGACAACTTCTTCGACCTCGGCGGCAACTCCCTCCTAGGCACCCAACTCGCCGCCCGCATCCGCGACCAACTCCACACCGAACTCCCCCCACGCGAACTATTCGCCAACCCCGTCCTACACCAACTCGCCAACCACCTCGACCACACCGCACCCACCACCACCAGCACACCAATCAAACCCATACCCCGCGGAGAACCCCTGGCCTGCACCCGCCAACAAGAAGGACTCTGGTTCGAACAACAACTCGACCCCAACTCGACCGTCTACCACATCCCCGTCGCACTACGACTACACGGCACCCTGAACACCACCGCCCTACACCGCGCCCTCCACACCCTCACCACCCGACACGAAGCCCTCCGCACCCGCTTCGTCGAACACAACGGCCTACCCCGCCAAATCATCGACCCCCCACCGGCCGAGCCGCCCGCGACCTCCGACAAACCCCCCACCGTCGTCGAGGTCCCCGCCGATGCCATCAACACCTGGGTCACCGAACAGGTCAGCCGGCCGTTCGACCTGGCAACCGGACCCGTGTTCCGCGCCGCCCTGGCTCGCATAGCACCCGACGACCACGTCCTCGTCCTCGTCGCGCACCACATCGTCGCCGACGGCTGGTCGGTGGGAATCCTCACCACCGAACTCACCAGCCTCTACGCCGCGGAAACCGGCTCCACCACCGACGCCCCGCTACCCAAGCTGACCGTGCAACCCGCCGACCACGCAGCCTGGCAGCGCGCCCGCCTCGACGACGACGAATTCACCCGACAACTCGACCACTGGCACACCACGCTGGCCGACCTGCCCACCATCGAGTTCCCCACCGACCGACCCCGCCCCGCTCACCCCACCGGCGCCGGAGCCTGGACCAGCCGACCCCTACCCCACGACCTCACCACAGCCGCGCACCGCTACGCCCGCACCAACCACGTATCCCTGCTCGCCATCCACCACGCCGCACTACTCACCGTGCTACACCGCTACACAGGACAAACCGACCTACCCATCGGCTCCATCCTCTCCGGCCGCACCCACACCGACATCGAACCCCTCGTCGGCTACTTCGCCAACACCGTCGTCCTCCGCACCAACCTCGACAACAACCCCACCTTCACCCAACTCATCCACCGCTGCCACGACACCATCCTCAACGCCACCACCCACCAAGACATCCCCTTCAGCCTCATCGTCGACACCCTCCAACCCGACCGCATCCCCGGCCGCAACCCCCTCTTCCAAATCAGCCTCACCCTCCAACCCGCCACCACCACAAACACCATCACCCTCGGCACCCTCACCGCCGACCCCGTCAACGCCACCACCGGCAACGCCCGCTTCGACCTCGCCATCGACATCGAAGAAACACCCGACGGCCACCACACCATCGCCACCGAATACTCCACCGAACTCTTCGACACCGACCGCATCAACCGACTCCTCGACCACTACACCACCGCACTCACCAACGGACTCACCCAACCCGAACAACCCGTCGAAGAGATCGACATCCTCACCGACGCCGAGCGGGACCACATCCTGTACTCCTTGAACCCGATGCTCAGCCAGGACGCGGACGGTCAGTCCCCGTGGGGTACCGCATGA